The following are encoded in a window of Polynucleobacter sp. AP-Kolm-20A-A1 genomic DNA:
- the def gene encoding peptide deformylase — translation MALLPVLCYPDPRLHKVAKPVAQVDARIQKIVADMAETMYDAPGVGLAATQVDIHERIVVIDVSDDQNELMVFINPEIIWASPEKKSWREGCLSVPDYYDEVERPSEIRVKALDIGGKEFELDADGLLAVCLQHELDHLQGKVFVEYLSILKRSRISQKMKKRAKELESQR, via the coding sequence ATGGCTTTATTACCCGTCCTTTGTTATCCAGACCCACGCTTGCACAAGGTTGCCAAACCTGTGGCACAAGTAGACGCACGTATTCAGAAAATAGTCGCTGATATGGCAGAGACCATGTATGACGCGCCTGGTGTTGGCCTCGCTGCAACTCAAGTAGATATACATGAGCGCATCGTAGTTATTGATGTATCTGACGATCAAAACGAACTCATGGTTTTTATCAACCCAGAAATTATTTGGGCAAGCCCCGAAAAAAAATCTTGGCGCGAAGGATGTCTTTCAGTGCCCGATTACTACGATGAGGTTGAGCGACCTTCCGAGATAAGAGTAAAGGCCTTAGACATTGGAGGCAAAGAATTTGAGCTGGATGCAGATGGCCTTCTGGCGGTTTGCTTGCAGCACGAGCTAGATCATTTGCAGGGCAAGGTGTTTGTTGAGTATTTATCAATTCTCAAGCGCAGTCGTATTTCGCAAAAAATGAAGAAGCGCGCAAAAGAATTAGAGAGTCAGCGCTAA
- the dprA gene encoding DNA-processing protein DprA gives MQTIKPASPIVKIARGTKYYPARLNDLHDPPSNLYIKGDVHLLHQPMIAIVGSRNASAEGLQNASILAKALARAGLLILSGMAKGVDGAAHRACIELGVNHFTGAVFGTGVDVIYPREHVGLAKAITQQGLLLSEFPPGTRPQRFHFPRRNRIIAALALGVVVVEAAEKSGSLITARLAADLGREVFAVPGSIQNPTSGGCHLLIQQGAKLVRGSADILEELNL, from the coding sequence ATGCAGACAATAAAACCAGCCAGCCCGATCGTCAAAATTGCACGCGGGACCAAATACTACCCGGCGCGTTTAAATGATTTACACGATCCACCCAGCAATCTATATATAAAGGGGGATGTCCACTTGCTGCACCAGCCTATGATCGCCATCGTGGGCTCTCGTAACGCCAGCGCCGAAGGCCTTCAAAACGCTAGCATTCTTGCTAAAGCGCTAGCTCGGGCCGGCTTACTCATCCTATCTGGGATGGCAAAAGGGGTTGATGGCGCGGCCCATAGGGCTTGTATAGAGCTGGGGGTGAATCACTTCACGGGCGCCGTATTTGGGACGGGCGTTGATGTTATTTATCCCAGGGAACATGTTGGGCTAGCAAAAGCAATTACCCAACAGGGGCTTTTATTGTCTGAATTTCCTCCGGGAACTAGACCCCAGCGCTTTCACTTTCCCAGGCGCAACAGAATCATTGCAGCCCTAGCCCTAGGTGTCGTGGTGGTTGAGGCCGCTGAGAAATCGGGCTCCCTCATTACCGCCCGTCTGGCAGCAGACCTCGGAAGAGAGGTATTTGCTGTGCCAGGATCCATCCAGAACCCCACTTCAGGCGGTTGCCATCTACTTATTCAGCAGGGCGCAAAACTGGTCCGCGGGTCAGCAGACATCCTAGAAGAGCTCAATTTATAG